Proteins encoded in a region of the Isosphaeraceae bacterium EP7 genome:
- a CDS encoding sigma-70 family RNA polymerase sigma factor, producing the protein MVGRSRDGYVRSMATLLDSGALGALSDAQLLGRFLDRGGASAEPAFEALVERHGPMVHRVCRGIVGQGADADDAFQATFLILACRAATVRHRDSLDGWLFGVARRVSRRARSDAARRRARENEAAARSAGDTAPGGTERDFGWLIDEVHRLPSKYREVVLLCDLQGLTYEAAAARLGCPLGTVSIRLKRARERLRARLERRGILDPAGLLVAAGGPPAALMAGAVKSSVRFAAAGMLAARFAPSSAALLAREVLILMNMARLKIALVWLIPLAIGAGVLAWQNADAKPARPEARQTAVRVVKRRQAPPAPTKQVEAAYKMVGSVRVEGTGEPVAGAKVSVKMGGLYRENLVSGQSGADGQFAVDLPRGNIMPLSLRPPPGYWLPSPQKNSELIAVSSTNPVFIALSPTKPLHRKDYVVRRGTVWEFHMAARPVPGPIAGGSAANVEGSEFWPIVGEVDAKGRVLQTLPTEGGKAMVTLALSWSVPESAHIEIEWATGFCPDAVRAVAEVGDKPGHFRLTDASGKEATVSAAGLARPTLEGGRLSVQVNLPTTEHVAMGELAGRVVDTSGKPIEGARVDLVLVKKTGESWMSDNAAHTAKTDRDGGYVIGSIPKKHFLTNELTSASIVVTKEGFAGVDFPTFPFDPPAGRRLSVESILLEPEATVRGRVVGSDGSPLVGAWIEGWESYADRLQFTRTDDSGRFTARGLKKGMVDLRVTYGDFDSTGKYLAEPDGVGEEVVITMKPLPETPFTLTGVINVGKATPPLAVGTPAPEWAAEGWSDGKARTLADYRGKVVVLDFWGRWCRGCIEQLKAMETLRQKYEPKGVVFITLHTPGDTESMVRQVLEHCGASLVFGFDAGRKENEPGLDKSGVTAERYGVRGYPTVVVIDRDGKIAMNGSDVSEMPKLEALTVEMGLDPKTIEEADAWRVLTRFFDEAIARVVDQARP; encoded by the coding sequence ATGGTCGGCAGATCGCGTGATGGATACGTCAGGTCGATGGCGACCTTGCTGGATTCGGGGGCCCTGGGTGCCCTGTCGGACGCTCAGTTGCTGGGCCGGTTCCTGGATCGAGGTGGGGCCTCGGCCGAGCCCGCGTTCGAGGCCCTGGTCGAGCGGCACGGGCCGATGGTGCACCGGGTTTGCCGCGGGATCGTGGGCCAGGGCGCCGACGCCGATGACGCATTCCAGGCGACATTCCTGATCCTCGCCTGTCGCGCCGCGACGGTTCGCCATCGCGATTCGCTGGATGGCTGGCTCTTCGGCGTGGCCCGCAGGGTCTCGCGCCGTGCCCGCTCCGACGCCGCTCGTAGGAGAGCCCGCGAGAATGAGGCCGCCGCGCGTTCGGCCGGCGACACTGCCCCGGGAGGCACCGAGCGTGACTTCGGCTGGCTGATCGACGAGGTGCACAGGCTGCCGTCGAAGTATCGCGAGGTGGTCCTCCTCTGCGACCTGCAAGGCCTGACCTACGAGGCCGCCGCCGCTCGATTGGGTTGCCCGCTGGGCACCGTCAGCATCCGCCTGAAGCGGGCCCGCGAGCGGCTGCGTGCCCGGCTCGAACGCCGTGGAATTCTGGACCCCGCCGGCCTGCTCGTCGCGGCGGGAGGCCCGCCGGCGGCTCTGATGGCGGGCGCGGTCAAGTCCTCCGTCCGGTTCGCGGCCGCCGGGATGCTGGCCGCGCGTTTCGCCCCGAGTTCCGCGGCCCTGCTGGCTCGTGAGGTCCTCATTCTTATGAACATGGCTCGACTCAAGATCGCCCTCGTCTGGCTGATCCCCCTGGCGATCGGGGCGGGAGTGTTGGCCTGGCAAAACGCCGACGCAAAGCCCGCCAGACCCGAGGCGCGACAAACCGCCGTGCGAGTCGTCAAGCGGAGGCAAGCCCCTCCCGCACCGACGAAGCAGGTGGAAGCCGCCTACAAGATGGTCGGCTCGGTGCGGGTCGAGGGGACGGGCGAGCCTGTCGCGGGGGCGAAGGTGAGCGTGAAGATGGGAGGTCTGTACCGGGAGAATCTGGTCTCCGGCCAAAGCGGTGCCGATGGCCAGTTCGCCGTCGATCTGCCGCGTGGCAACATCATGCCCTTATCGCTGCGACCGCCGCCCGGGTACTGGTTGCCCTCGCCGCAGAAGAATTCGGAGCTCATCGCAGTTTCATCTACCAATCCCGTGTTTATTGCACTTTCGCCCACCAAGCCCTTGCATCGGAAGGACTACGTGGTGCGGCGTGGGACCGTCTGGGAATTCCATATGGCAGCGCGACCCGTCCCAGGGCCGATTGCGGGGGGCTCCGCCGCCAATGTCGAGGGCTCCGAGTTCTGGCCAATTGTGGGTGAAGTCGATGCGAAGGGGCGCGTGCTCCAGACGTTGCCCACCGAGGGGGGAAAGGCCATGGTGACGCTCGCCCTGTCGTGGTCCGTTCCCGAGTCCGCCCACATCGAGATTGAATGGGCGACGGGCTTCTGCCCCGATGCGGTCAGGGCGGTTGCCGAGGTTGGCGACAAGCCGGGCCACTTCCGCTTGACCGACGCGTCCGGGAAGGAGGCAACCGTGTCGGCGGCCGGGTTGGCCAGGCCCACCCTCGAAGGGGGCAGGCTGAGTGTTCAGGTCAATCTCCCCACCACCGAGCACGTCGCGATGGGTGAACTCGCCGGCCGGGTCGTGGACACCTCGGGCAAACCCATCGAGGGGGCTCGCGTCGATCTGGTCCTCGTCAAAAAGACCGGGGAAAGTTGGATGTCGGACAACGCCGCTCACACCGCGAAGACCGACCGGGACGGGGGTTACGTGATCGGCTCGATCCCGAAGAAGCATTTCTTGACGAACGAACTCACCTCGGCCTCCATCGTCGTGACGAAAGAAGGGTTTGCCGGTGTCGATTTTCCGACGTTCCCCTTCGATCCGCCGGCGGGCCGCCGCTTATCGGTCGAGTCGATCCTGCTGGAGCCCGAGGCCACGGTGCGCGGGAGGGTGGTCGGTTCCGATGGCAGCCCACTGGTCGGGGCCTGGATCGAGGGGTGGGAATCGTATGCGGATCGCCTCCAATTCACGAGGACGGACGACTCGGGTCGGTTCACGGCCCGAGGCCTCAAGAAAGGGATGGTGGATCTTCGTGTCACCTATGGCGATTTCGATTCCACAGGCAAGTACCTGGCCGAGCCTGATGGAGTGGGCGAGGAGGTTGTGATCACGATGAAGCCTTTGCCCGAGACTCCCTTCACGCTTACGGGAGTCATAAACGTCGGCAAGGCGACTCCGCCGCTGGCGGTCGGAACGCCGGCGCCGGAATGGGCGGCGGAGGGCTGGTCCGACGGCAAGGCTCGGACGCTGGCCGATTACCGTGGCAAGGTGGTCGTGCTCGACTTCTGGGGTCGCTGGTGCAGGGGCTGCATCGAGCAGTTGAAGGCGATGGAGACGCTGCGCCAGAAATATGAGCCCAAGGGCGTCGTGTTCATCACGCTGCACACGCCGGGCGACACGGAGTCGATGGTCCGCCAGGTGCTTGAGCATTGCGGCGCATCGCTCGTCTTCGGGTTCGACGCCGGCCGCAAGGAGAACGAACCGGGGCTCGACAAGAGCGGCGTGACGGCCGAGCGTTACGGGGTTCGCGGCTACCCGACGGTGGTGGTCATCGACCGCGACGGGAAAATTGCGATGAATGGATCCGACGTGAGCGAGATGCCGAAGCTTGAGGCGTTGACGGTGGAGATGGGGCTCGACCCCAAGACCATCGAGGAGGCCGACGCCTGGCGCGTGCTCACGCGATTCTTCGACGAGGCCATCGCCCGCGTGGTGGACCAGGCCCGCCCCTGA
- a CDS encoding serine/threonine-protein kinase: MDARQTDAASDPSETVDLHLDPRVDVIDLEPTVSAGPAVGADDILPSQPSGAAVELVRGGAASLTTETDDLRRSRLASAAVFLAILFASLLLWSIPSITVDVWLRPVSMLARFLIAAGVAAYLMGKGPLTHTQVRGAELVLFGGITLVLALAEYFVGLEYIRAHDPSGAITYDKNGLFQLVYLMVIYGMFLPNDAKGAAKVILTMAIVPMFAVVALLEHPEAAEMVHQLKTASHAGSNVMFLVVGAALSIYGAHVLNGLRKELHQARRFGQYQLMSKLGSGGMGEVYLAEHQLLKRPCALKLIREGAGVTPLARARFEREVRSAARLSHPNSIEVYDYGRADDGTFYYVMEYLPGMSLGELVEAHGPLPPGRVVYLLRQACAGLAEAHALGLIHRDLKPGNLFVALRGGESDVAKILDFGLVKRTRENGEDPELTADQSVSGTPTYMAPEQALGRHDLDSRLDIYALGAVAYFALTGRPPFTGSNAMAIMIAHARDPVVPPSRYVAGIPADLEQVILTCLAKDRGDRYPNVKALGAALAACTCAADWSLDRADLWWQDQGPPIAHPHHLPETQAETAPA; the protein is encoded by the coding sequence ATGGACGCCAGACAAACGGACGCAGCGAGCGACCCGTCCGAAACCGTCGACCTGCACCTGGACCCCCGGGTCGATGTCATCGACCTGGAGCCGACCGTGAGCGCCGGCCCCGCCGTCGGCGCCGACGACATCCTTCCCTCGCAGCCGAGCGGGGCCGCCGTCGAGCTGGTCCGCGGGGGCGCCGCCAGCCTCACCACCGAGACCGACGACCTCCGCAGGTCGAGGCTCGCCTCGGCCGCCGTCTTCCTGGCCATCCTCTTCGCCTCGCTCCTGCTCTGGTCCATCCCCTCGATCACCGTCGACGTCTGGCTCAGGCCGGTTTCCATGCTGGCCCGCTTCCTCATCGCCGCCGGCGTCGCCGCGTACCTGATGGGCAAGGGTCCGCTGACCCACACCCAGGTCCGGGGCGCCGAGCTGGTCCTCTTCGGCGGGATCACCCTGGTCCTCGCCCTCGCCGAGTACTTCGTCGGACTCGAATATATCCGCGCCCATGATCCCTCGGGCGCCATCACGTATGACAAGAATGGACTCTTCCAGCTCGTCTACCTGATGGTCATCTACGGGATGTTCCTGCCGAACGACGCCAAGGGGGCCGCCAAGGTCATCCTGACGATGGCCATCGTGCCGATGTTCGCGGTGGTCGCACTTCTGGAGCATCCCGAGGCCGCCGAGATGGTCCACCAGCTCAAGACCGCCTCGCACGCGGGCTCCAACGTCATGTTCCTCGTCGTCGGGGCCGCGCTGTCCATCTACGGCGCCCACGTCCTGAACGGGCTACGCAAGGAATTGCACCAGGCACGCCGCTTCGGCCAGTATCAGCTCATGAGCAAGCTGGGCTCCGGCGGCATGGGCGAGGTCTACCTGGCCGAGCATCAGTTGCTGAAGCGCCCCTGCGCATTGAAGCTCATCCGCGAGGGCGCCGGTGTCACGCCGCTGGCCCGCGCCCGCTTCGAGCGCGAGGTCCGCTCGGCCGCACGCCTCTCGCATCCGAATTCCATCGAAGTGTACGACTACGGCAGGGCCGACGACGGCACCTTCTATTATGTGATGGAATACCTCCCCGGGATGAGCCTGGGCGAACTCGTCGAGGCCCACGGCCCGCTCCCCCCCGGCCGCGTCGTCTACCTGCTGCGCCAGGCCTGCGCCGGGCTGGCCGAGGCCCACGCCCTGGGCCTGATCCACCGCGACCTCAAGCCGGGCAACCTCTTCGTCGCCCTGCGCGGCGGCGAGTCCGACGTCGCCAAGATCCTCGACTTCGGCCTCGTCAAGCGCACCCGCGAGAACGGCGAAGACCCCGAGTTGACCGCCGATCAGTCCGTCAGCGGCACCCCCACCTACATGGCCCCCGAGCAGGCCCTGGGCCGCCACGACCTCGACTCGCGCCTGGATATCTACGCCCTCGGTGCCGTCGCCTACTTCGCCCTGACCGGCCGACCCCCGTTCACGGGCTCGAACGCCATGGCGATCATGATCGCCCACGCCAGGGACCCCGTCGTCCCCCCCAGCCGCTACGTCGCGGGAATTCCCGCTGACCTGGAGCAAGTCATCCTCACCTGCCTGGCCAAGGACCGGGGCGACCGCTACCCCAACGTCAAGGCCCTGGGAGCCGCCCTCGCCGCCTGCACCTGCGCCGCCGATTGGTCCCTCGACCGCGCCGATCTCTGGTGGCAAGACCAGGGCCCCCCCATCGCCCACCCCCACCACCTGCCCGAGACCCAGGCCGAAACCGCCCCCGCCTGA
- a CDS encoding Calx-beta domain-containing protein, which produces MDANRINPSSSPASDPAAKAEQASKAEQTPSAGRARQAPPRGGPSRSRRVTPTLETVEARTLLSIGLVSQNAAGTASGNGASFFSEGTAGLATSHVSADGKALVFESRATDLVTGLADSNGDFDVFVRDLVSGSTRGVSVTPDGKATGSGGSSGSSISRDGRFVAFLSQAGNLSGVAAPGTAAGAAGNLLYVRDLSANTSTLLDATPDGKPADGGATGEYAFSADGRYLAWVDTSTNLDPAVIAANAAKADAAAAAAALAASAATPKSEDSAAVDPASATTSKDPAAVASQTSTPAAPPATTLAGPRPAYVYVRDLLAGTTKAVSLTQGGTLSAIDGPLGYAPAAQLTFSADGKSLAFASASVDLTAAKPAAGAAASTAAAPVVNLFVSDLASGKTSLASASADGHLASGGVSSPAFSPDGKTLAFVQTIGGISSVVLHDVATGANRGVGPTAGVASMTALSFSPDGAKLAFLGSATPGKGGSPAGQITTMQYPATVAVAAGNAYVVDLATGAASLASPNQAGAASTGRVGALIFSPDGSKLAYVSTGTDLTANPAEILPDTGTPTPTFDDAGGVYVRDLAAGTTTLISATPDGERAYGSFGDLAFSPDGTKLAFRGSTLDLTANPPNTAAAGAVAFTNNLYVRDLTGGTTVLVSRTPDGKASGGFNGSPLFSPNGQWLFFLSGAGDLGPAAASGVNLYVSDGPFTAASQVGFSSWAFSARQGTGQAVVTLTRTGPLTLPATVQFSVQDGTARAGVDFKATAGTVTFAPGVSTATVTVPLIKRGSFAGLKTARLLLTSPLGGLSISYPTATLNLRGGANDGNADVPVSTPVVVPSRPSTTPGSGTPTSTPSNPGTGTTTPSTGSGTGTGSGGTATGSTPGSPAADPRGEVSNPVAPGITPTATATAGATVVYGTPTAAGNTTAAATGTPATTAAGSASYTVATPYTIAAPLTATSTRSGPRVTGVTTLGTRRGNGAILVSFDRMVDSASASNPANYRVAIPGRVAVARKGGRVTGTADKAVPVASVTYNAATNTALVTLRTRTKSNQALRLQVLGTDGHLTDLTGQALNSPGAGQPGTDFRVDLLPNVRR; this is translated from the coding sequence ATGGACGCCAACCGCATCAATCCGTCGTCGTCGCCCGCGTCCGATCCCGCCGCCAAGGCCGAACAGGCGTCCAAGGCCGAACAGACGCCCTCGGCCGGGCGAGCCAGGCAGGCCCCGCCGCGCGGCGGCCCTTCGCGTTCGAGGCGGGTGACGCCGACGCTGGAGACGGTCGAGGCCCGGACGCTGCTGTCGATCGGCCTGGTGAGCCAGAACGCCGCGGGGACGGCCTCGGGCAATGGCGCCTCGTTCTTCAGCGAGGGCACCGCCGGATTGGCCACCTCGCACGTGAGCGCCGACGGCAAGGCGCTCGTCTTCGAGAGCCGCGCGACCGACCTGGTCACCGGCCTGGCCGACTCGAACGGAGACTTCGACGTCTTCGTCCGCGACCTGGTCTCGGGCTCGACCCGCGGGGTTAGCGTGACCCCCGATGGCAAGGCGACTGGCTCCGGCGGCTCGTCAGGCTCGTCGATCAGCCGCGACGGCCGGTTCGTCGCGTTCCTGAGCCAGGCGGGCAACCTGAGCGGCGTCGCGGCGCCCGGGACGGCCGCCGGCGCGGCGGGCAACCTCCTCTACGTCCGCGACCTGTCCGCCAACACCTCGACCCTCCTTGATGCGACCCCCGACGGCAAGCCCGCCGACGGCGGCGCCACCGGCGAATACGCCTTCAGCGCCGACGGCCGCTACCTGGCCTGGGTCGACACCTCGACCAATCTCGACCCCGCCGTCATCGCGGCCAACGCCGCCAAGGCGGACGCGGCCGCCGCCGCCGCGGCCCTGGCGGCGTCGGCTGCGACCCCCAAGTCCGAAGATTCCGCCGCGGTCGATCCCGCCTCGGCCACGACCAGCAAGGATCCCGCCGCGGTCGCCTCGCAAACCTCGACCCCGGCGGCTCCCCCCGCGACGACCCTCGCCGGCCCTCGGCCCGCGTACGTCTACGTGCGCGACCTGTTGGCCGGGACGACGAAAGCGGTCAGCCTGACGCAGGGCGGGACGCTCTCCGCGATCGACGGGCCGCTTGGCTACGCGCCAGCGGCGCAGCTTACGTTCAGTGCGGACGGGAAGTCGCTGGCATTTGCCAGCGCCTCGGTCGACCTGACCGCCGCCAAGCCCGCGGCGGGCGCGGCTGCCTCGACGGCGGCGGCCCCCGTGGTCAACCTGTTCGTCAGCGACCTGGCTTCGGGCAAGACGAGCCTGGCGAGCGCCTCGGCCGACGGCCATCTGGCCTCGGGCGGGGTCTCCAGCCCCGCGTTCAGCCCCGACGGCAAGACCCTGGCCTTCGTCCAGACCATCGGCGGAATCTCGTCGGTGGTGCTGCACGACGTGGCCACCGGGGCCAACCGGGGCGTGGGCCCGACGGCGGGCGTGGCCTCGATGACGGCCCTCTCGTTCAGCCCCGACGGCGCGAAGCTCGCGTTCCTGGGCTCGGCGACCCCCGGGAAGGGGGGCTCGCCCGCGGGCCAGATCACGACGATGCAGTACCCGGCGACGGTCGCCGTGGCCGCGGGCAACGCCTATGTGGTCGACCTGGCCACGGGCGCCGCCAGCCTGGCCAGCCCGAATCAGGCGGGCGCGGCGTCGACGGGCCGGGTGGGGGCCCTGATCTTCAGCCCCGACGGGTCCAAGCTCGCCTATGTCAGCACGGGAACCGACCTGACCGCCAACCCTGCCGAGATCCTGCCCGACACCGGCACCCCGACCCCGACCTTCGACGACGCGGGCGGCGTCTACGTCCGCGACCTGGCCGCCGGCACGACCACGCTCATCAGCGCCACGCCCGACGGCGAGCGCGCCTACGGGTCGTTCGGCGACCTGGCGTTCAGCCCCGACGGCACCAAGCTGGCCTTCCGCGGCAGCACGCTCGACCTGACGGCCAATCCTCCCAACACGGCGGCGGCCGGCGCGGTGGCGTTCACCAATAACTTGTACGTGCGAGACCTGACGGGCGGCACCACCGTGCTCGTCAGCCGGACGCCCGACGGCAAGGCCAGCGGCGGCTTCAACGGCTCTCCGCTATTCAGCCCCAACGGCCAGTGGCTCTTCTTCCTGAGCGGGGCCGGCGACCTGGGTCCGGCGGCGGCCTCGGGCGTGAACCTCTATGTCAGCGACGGGCCGTTCACCGCGGCCTCGCAGGTGGGCTTCTCCTCCTGGGCCTTCAGCGCCCGGCAGGGGACCGGCCAGGCGGTGGTGACCCTGACCCGCACCGGCCCGCTCACCCTGCCCGCGACCGTCCAGTTCAGTGTGCAGGACGGCACCGCCCGCGCCGGGGTCGACTTCAAGGCCACGGCCGGCACCGTGACCTTCGCGCCCGGCGTCTCGACCGCCACGGTGACCGTCCCGCTCATCAAGCGAGGCTCGTTCGCCGGCCTGAAGACGGCCAGGCTCTTGCTGACCAGCCCGCTGGGCGGCCTGTCGATCTCCTACCCGACGGCCACCCTGAACCTGCGAGGCGGGGCCAACGACGGCAACGCCGACGTCCCCGTCTCCACTCCGGTCGTCGTCCCGTCCAGGCCTTCGACGACGCCAGGATCGGGCACGCCGACCAGCACTCCGTCGAACCCGGGAACGGGCACGACCACGCCGAGCACCGGTTCCGGGACAGGGACCGGGTCCGGCGGCACGGCGACGGGGTCCACGCCCGGGAGCCCGGCGGCCGACCCGCGCGGCGAGGTGTCGAACCCAGTGGCACCCGGCATCACTCCCACCGCGACGGCCACGGCCGGCGCGACGGTCGTCTACGGCACGCCGACCGCGGCGGGAAATACGACGGCCGCGGCGACCGGCACCCCGGCCACCACGGCGGCGGGCTCGGCGTCCTACACGGTGGCGACCCCCTACACGATCGCGGCCCCGCTGACGGCGACCAGCACGCGGTCGGGTCCGAGGGTCACGGGCGTGACGACCCTGGGCACGCGCCGGGGCAACGGGGCGATCCTGGTCTCGTTCGACCGGATGGTCGACTCGGCCTCGGCCTCGAATCCGGCCAATTACAGGGTGGCCATCCCCGGGCGAGTCGCCGTCGCACGCAAGGGGGGACGGGTGACCGGGACCGCCGACAAGGCCGTGCCCGTGGCGAGCGTGACTTACAACGCCGCGACCAACACGGCGCTCGTCACCTTGCGCACCCGGACCAAGTCCAATCAGGCGTTGCGACTCCAGGTGCTGGGCACCGACGGCCACCTCACCGACCTGACCGGCCAGGCCCTGAACAGCCCCGGGGCAGGCCAGCCCGGCACCGACTTCCGCGTCGACCTGCTGCCCAACGTCCGCCGCTGA
- a CDS encoding metalloregulator ArsR/SmtB family transcription factor: MKQLRHPKADEITLAGVLAALSDPVRLTIVRTLEAAPGEHPWGDLDVGLAASTLSHHLKTLRQAGLIRHRKHGTRCYVALNPDFDRVFPGLLACVLRLADDQNSLPPSDSP, translated from the coding sequence ATGAAGCAACTGCGTCACCCCAAGGCGGACGAGATCACCCTGGCCGGAGTGCTCGCGGCCCTGAGCGATCCGGTGCGTCTGACCATCGTCCGGACGCTCGAAGCTGCCCCGGGCGAGCACCCCTGGGGCGACCTGGACGTGGGCCTGGCGGCCTCGACCCTGAGCCATCACTTGAAAACCCTGCGCCAGGCCGGCCTGATCCGTCACCGGAAGCACGGGACACGCTGCTACGTCGCGCTCAATCCCGACTTCGACCGGGTCTTCCCCGGCCTCCTCGCCTGCGTCCTGCGGCTCGCCGACGACCAGAACTCGCTGCCCCCGTCCGACTCCCCCTGA
- a CDS encoding LLM class flavin-dependent oxidoreductase, producing the protein MSDLEKTPFSLLDLVPIRQGGTAGEALGKALDLAQHAERWGYRRYWVAEHHNIAGVASAATSVVIGHIAGGTSTIRVGAGGIMLPNHAPLLIAEQFGTLEALYPGRIDLGLGRAPGGDQVTAKALRRTLRGSTDTFPQDVVELRSYFQPARPGQLVRAIPGEGLNVPLWILGSSDFGAALAAELGLPYAFASHFAPDSLYQALDLYRANFRPSASLAKPHAMVGVNVFAADTGDEARRQFTTLQQLFLNLVRGTPREVAAPVPTMEGRWNAPEKSHVDRMTRVSVVGDPDEVRDGLKALIAATGADELMITAQMFDHEARLRSFEIAASAFGKGVKGEVGALAGAAGR; encoded by the coding sequence ATGAGCGACCTCGAGAAAACCCCGTTCTCGCTGCTTGACCTCGTGCCGATCCGTCAGGGTGGGACGGCCGGCGAGGCCCTGGGCAAGGCCCTGGACCTGGCGCAGCATGCTGAACGCTGGGGCTATCGACGTTACTGGGTGGCCGAACATCATAACATCGCAGGGGTGGCCAGCGCGGCGACATCGGTGGTGATCGGTCACATCGCCGGCGGGACGTCGACCATCCGCGTGGGCGCCGGCGGGATCATGCTGCCCAACCATGCCCCCCTGCTGATTGCCGAGCAGTTCGGCACGCTCGAAGCCCTGTACCCGGGCCGCATCGACCTGGGCCTGGGCCGTGCCCCCGGCGGCGACCAGGTGACGGCGAAGGCGTTGCGCAGGACCTTGCGCGGGAGCACTGACACGTTCCCGCAGGACGTGGTCGAGCTGCGATCCTACTTCCAGCCGGCCAGGCCCGGCCAGCTCGTGCGGGCGATCCCCGGCGAGGGCCTGAACGTCCCCCTCTGGATCCTCGGTTCCAGCGATTTCGGCGCGGCCCTGGCCGCCGAGCTGGGCCTCCCCTACGCCTTCGCCTCGCACTTCGCGCCCGACTCCCTGTACCAGGCGCTCGACCTCTACCGAGCCAACTTCCGGCCCTCGGCTTCCCTGGCCAAGCCCCACGCAATGGTGGGCGTGAACGTCTTCGCCGCCGATACCGGCGACGAAGCCCGCCGCCAGTTCACGACCTTGCAGCAGCTCTTCCTGAACCTCGTGCGAGGAACCCCCAGGGAAGTTGCCGCCCCCGTCCCCACGATGGAAGGCCGCTGGAACGCCCCCGAGAAATCCCACGTCGACCGCATGACCCGCGTCTCCGTCGTCGGCGACCCAGACGAGGTCCGAGACGGTCTGAAAGCCCTGATCGCCGCCACCGGGGCCGACGAGCTGATGATCACCGCCCAGATGTTCGACCACGAGGCACGGCTCAGGTCGTTCGAGATCGCCGCAAGCGCCTTTGGAAAGGGTGTGAAGGGCGAGGTCGGGGCGCTCGCCGGTGCGGCCGGACGGTAG